The following proteins are encoded in a genomic region of Prochlorothrix hollandica PCC 9006 = CALU 1027:
- a CDS encoding glycosyltransferase has protein sequence MSKMSRQPIAFFSLAADPAGALDAGKTPPEVYYLRQLGESLAKVGWQVDIFTAQRSPSQETQVQHSEHCRTVRLPGLSAEALASLSTTVNPPIWGEFSAAYQTFQAKAGSNYPVIHTSDWISAQWGLQLKQTSHVQWVHTAYATVVDGVTVAESSHAPQMRQTVEEQVWTTADRIIVTVPPESQTQLWPFPSTAAVEVIPCGTNTQHFHGIPQAKARETLGLPPHQAVVLYVGQFAPHKGLATLAEAAALLQADHVDFRLILAGEEVRQGLQERDRVQQLIRDRHLVARTEFAGYIPHDQLPLYYAAADVCVIPSYYEPFGWVAIEAMACGTPVVASRVGGLALTIAHEDTGLLVPPQDAEALAKGIQRVLADPTWAASLGQSSTDRAEQLFSWGCVAAQFSDLYRRLLAQSLMGQEATTTSSLSSVP, from the coding sequence ATGTCCAAAATGTCCAGACAACCGATCGCATTTTTCTCCCTCGCCGCCGATCCGGCAGGTGCCCTGGATGCGGGAAAAACCCCTCCTGAAGTCTATTACCTGCGGCAGTTGGGGGAGTCGTTGGCCAAGGTGGGCTGGCAGGTGGATATTTTTACGGCCCAGCGATCGCCCAGCCAAGAGACCCAAGTTCAGCATTCTGAACATTGCCGTACCGTGCGATTACCGGGACTAAGCGCTGAAGCGTTGGCCTCTCTCTCCACCACAGTCAACCCCCCCATCTGGGGCGAGTTTTCGGCGGCCTATCAAACGTTCCAAGCCAAAGCAGGATCCAATTATCCGGTCATCCACACCAGCGATTGGATTTCGGCGCAGTGGGGTCTGCAACTGAAGCAAACCAGTCATGTGCAGTGGGTTCATACGGCCTATGCCACCGTGGTGGATGGGGTGACCGTAGCAGAATCGAGCCACGCTCCCCAGATGCGGCAGACGGTGGAGGAACAGGTGTGGACCACTGCCGATCGCATCATCGTCACCGTCCCCCCCGAAAGCCAAACCCAGCTTTGGCCTTTCCCGTCCACTGCCGCCGTGGAAGTCATTCCCTGTGGCACCAATACCCAGCATTTCCATGGCATTCCCCAGGCAAAGGCCCGCGAAACCCTGGGGTTACCCCCCCACCAGGCGGTGGTGCTCTATGTGGGTCAGTTTGCGCCCCATAAGGGCTTGGCAACCCTGGCGGAGGCAGCAGCCCTGCTCCAGGCGGATCATGTCGATTTTCGGCTGATCTTGGCAGGGGAAGAGGTGCGCCAAGGGTTACAGGAACGCGATCGCGTCCAACAACTGATTCGCGATCGCCATCTAGTCGCCCGCACCGAGTTTGCCGGGTATATCCCCCATGATCAATTGCCCCTGTACTATGCGGCGGCGGATGTCTGTGTTATTCCCAGTTACTATGAGCCGTTTGGCTGGGTGGCGATCGAAGCCATGGCCTGTGGAACCCCCGTCGTTGCGTCCCGTGTGGGGGGGCTAGCCCTCACCATTGCCCACGAGGACACGGGACTACTGGTGCCCCCCCAGGATGCAGAAGCCTTGGCCAAAGGAATTCAACGGGTATTGGCGGATCCCACCTGGGCCGCGAGTTTGGGCCAGTCCTCCACCGATCGGGCAGAACAACTGTTTAGCTGGGGTTGTGTAGCTGCCCAGTTCAGCGATCTCTATCGCCGTCTCCTGGCCCAGTCCCTCATGGGTCAAGAAGCCACCACCACTTCTTCCCTGTCTTCGGTGCCCTAG
- a CDS encoding isopenicillin N synthase family dioxygenase codes for MSQSPLPLVDLGHFTSGNPVQIAGFVGHFGRALENIGFVAIENPGIDPQLLQQVYGVAQEFFALPTATKQQYQDPELQGQRGFTGLGQEHAKNRSIPDLKEFWHMGPEFAPDHPLATAYPANVWPKEIPQFQPLLTQLHQQLEICSHALLQACSLYIGTSRHLLCHMTEDGNTVLRVLHYPQMAEVTHPGALRAAPHEDINLITLLCDATQPGLEVQQRDGSWLAVQLEPGQLLCNVGDMLQWFTNGLLRSTTHQVVNTGMEDSPRFALPYFVHPRPGMDLAPLASCVAKTGGQVRFPPITARSYLKERLNQIGLG; via the coding sequence ATGTCTCAGTCCCCGCTTCCCTTGGTCGATCTTGGGCACTTTACGTCCGGAAATCCGGTACAGATTGCCGGTTTTGTGGGTCACTTCGGACGTGCCCTGGAAAACATTGGGTTTGTAGCCATTGAAAACCCCGGTATTGATCCTCAATTATTGCAACAGGTCTATGGTGTAGCCCAGGAGTTTTTTGCCCTGCCTACGGCCACAAAACAGCAATACCAAGATCCAGAGTTACAGGGACAACGGGGCTTCACGGGCCTGGGACAGGAACACGCCAAGAATCGCAGTATCCCTGATCTAAAGGAATTTTGGCACATGGGTCCGGAGTTTGCCCCGGATCATCCCCTAGCCACGGCCTATCCTGCCAATGTCTGGCCCAAGGAAATTCCCCAGTTTCAGCCCCTCTTAACCCAACTGCACCAGCAACTAGAAATTTGTAGCCATGCGCTGCTGCAAGCCTGTTCCCTCTATATCGGCACATCGCGCCACCTGCTCTGTCACATGACAGAAGATGGCAACACGGTCTTGCGGGTGTTGCACTATCCCCAAATGGCAGAAGTTACGCATCCTGGAGCATTGCGGGCTGCTCCCCATGAGGACATTAACTTGATTACGCTTCTGTGTGATGCAACCCAGCCAGGGCTGGAGGTGCAACAGCGGGATGGGTCTTGGCTGGCAGTGCAGTTAGAACCAGGCCAGTTGTTGTGCAATGTGGGGGATATGTTGCAATGGTTTACCAACGGCTTGTTGCGCAGCACGACCCATCAGGTAGTTAATACGGGCATGGAAGACTCCCCTCGGTTTGCGTTACCTTATTTTGTCCATCCCCGTCCAGGAATGGATTTGGCACCTCTGGCCAGTTGTGTGGCGAAGACGGGAGGTCAAGTCAGATTTCCACCGATTACGGCGCGATCGTACCTTAAGGAACGCCTGAATCAAATCGGCTTGGGATAA
- a CDS encoding sulfatase produces the protein MKLSPLSPSAAASDRPVSPTPALQPPNILLLVLDTQRADRLSCYGYGKATSPHLDAFAQDSTRFNHAIAPAQWTIPSHASMFTGSYPSEHQVLQSYSVLPESLPTLAERLQAGGYFTAGFCNNPLVGIINNGLRRGFYSFLNYSGLLTDRPNQAGSHPGWVGRYRQFFKRCLATVLSQVQDAFARSEWLLSLSLTPLMVPLWQTALSFKGNTAKSLGDAARLLVNRQIDRQTLDPQQPIFAFINLMGTHMPYHPPRRYVAQFAPHVLQDKTAQHYLRHFNSDVYGWLAPLAGALNPQQKATLDGMYDAEVAHQDEQLGQFFQTLKAGGVLDNTVVMICSDHGEHLGEKQFIGHSLSIYNELVQVPLIIRDPQGQLPPGSVVEETVSTRRLFHTALAAAGLATAAEQALSLVPVGRGTASTGAIDLEAIGLEAIGLEATSIGTNGVGINGVELEAANPEAQVASRDGAAAEGAVAVGAGSRSPATEIPAPLFDPVFSEAIPPQNVVNLLRKRQPQLIHDRACDQPRRAVWAGSHKLIETGNAATGIKTLELYDIHSDPTESLNLRDILPENVEVLQDCLLGFSSPYPESSPDGSAGTLGDRPSRAPGFDDPEVQQRLRDLGYLEE, from the coding sequence GTGAAACTGTCTCCCCTGTCCCCCTCTGCCGCCGCCAGCGATCGCCCCGTATCCCCCACCCCTGCCCTTCAGCCTCCCAATATTTTATTGCTGGTTTTGGATACCCAACGGGCCGATCGCCTCTCCTGCTATGGCTATGGCAAAGCCACATCGCCCCACTTAGATGCCTTTGCCCAGGACTCCACCCGCTTTAACCATGCCATTGCTCCGGCCCAGTGGACTATTCCCTCCCACGCTTCCATGTTCACCGGCTCCTATCCCTCAGAGCATCAGGTCTTACAGTCCTATTCGGTGTTACCGGAGTCTCTGCCCACCTTGGCGGAACGGCTCCAGGCGGGGGGCTATTTCACGGCTGGATTTTGCAATAATCCCCTGGTGGGCATCATTAACAATGGTCTGCGGCGGGGCTTTTATAGTTTTTTGAATTACAGCGGACTGCTGACCGATCGCCCCAACCAGGCCGGCAGTCATCCCGGATGGGTGGGTCGCTACCGCCAGTTTTTCAAGCGTTGTTTGGCCACCGTGCTGAGCCAAGTCCAGGATGCCTTTGCCCGATCGGAGTGGCTGCTATCCCTGTCGTTGACACCGTTAATGGTGCCCCTGTGGCAAACGGCCCTCAGCTTTAAAGGCAATACAGCCAAGTCCCTGGGGGATGCAGCGCGGTTGTTGGTGAATCGGCAGATCGATCGCCAAACCTTGGATCCCCAGCAACCCATCTTTGCCTTCATCAATCTGATGGGAACCCACATGCCCTATCATCCCCCCCGCCGCTACGTGGCTCAGTTTGCGCCCCACGTCCTCCAGGACAAAACCGCTCAGCACTATCTGCGTCATTTCAACAGCGATGTTTATGGTTGGTTGGCACCCCTGGCGGGGGCACTGAACCCCCAGCAAAAGGCCACCTTGGATGGTATGTATGATGCTGAAGTAGCCCATCAAGATGAGCAATTGGGGCAATTTTTCCAGACCCTCAAGGCCGGGGGAGTTCTGGACAATACCGTTGTGATGATCTGTTCCGATCATGGGGAACACCTGGGGGAAAAGCAGTTTATTGGCCATTCCCTGTCGATTTATAACGAACTGGTCCAGGTGCCCTTGATTATTCGCGATCCCCAGGGTCAGCTACCCCCTGGATCGGTGGTGGAGGAGACGGTTTCAACCCGGCGACTTTTCCACACGGCCCTAGCAGCGGCGGGTTTGGCCACGGCGGCAGAGCAGGCTTTGAGTTTAGTTCCCGTTGGCCGGGGGACGGCTTCGACGGGGGCGATCGATCTTGAGGCGATCGGTCTTGAGGCGATCGGTCTTGAGGCGACCAGTATCGGGACAAACGGTGTCGGGATAAACGGTGTCGAGCTGGAGGCGGCAAACCCTGAAGCCCAGGTTGCCAGCCGTGATGGTGCAGCCGCAGAAGGGGCTGTGGCCGTGGGTGCTGGGTCCCGATCGCCCGCTACTGAGATCCCCGCCCCCCTCTTTGATCCCGTTTTTTCAGAAGCGATACCGCCCCAAAATGTGGTGAATCTGCTGCGGAAGCGCCAACCCCAACTGATCCACGATCGCGCCTGTGACCAACCCCGCCGCGCCGTGTGGGCCGGTTCCCATAAGCTGATTGAAACGGGTAACGCTGCCACAGGAATTAAAACCCTAGAACTCTACGATATCCACAGTGATCCCACCGAAAGCTTGAACCTTCGGGATATTTTGCCGGAAAATGTTGAGGTTTTGCAAGACTGTCTCCTCGGCTTCAGTTCCCCCTATCCAGAATCGTCCCCGGACGGTAGCGCTGGGACCCTGGGCGATCGCCCCAGCCGCGCACCGGGCTTTGATGATCCAGAAGTTCAGCAGCGTTTGCGGGATTTGGGTTATCTGGAGGAATAG
- a CDS encoding CBS domain-containing protein: MSGTVADFMSRDVITVSPDTSIKDVLQLLADKHIGGLPVVDATQTLVGVISETDLLWQESGVTPPPYITLLDSIIYLKNPATYERDLHKALGQTAAEVMTKKPITIAPHQPLSEAARIMHDRHIHRLFVRDDQGQVIGVLTVGDIIRAMAQP; this comes from the coding sequence ATGTCTGGAACTGTTGCCGATTTCATGAGTCGCGACGTGATCACCGTCAGTCCCGACACGTCCATCAAAGACGTGCTTCAACTGTTGGCTGACAAGCACATCGGGGGGCTACCCGTGGTGGATGCTACCCAGACCTTGGTGGGGGTGATCTCGGAAACCGATCTGCTGTGGCAGGAAAGTGGTGTGACACCACCGCCCTACATCACCCTGTTGGACAGCATTATTTACCTCAAAAACCCCGCCACCTATGAGCGGGATCTCCATAAAGCCCTGGGGCAAACTGCCGCTGAGGTGATGACCAAAAAGCCCATTACGATCGCCCCCCATCAGCCTTTGTCGGAAGCGGCCCGTATAATGCACGATCGCCACATCCATCGTCTGTTTGTGCGGGATGATCAAGGCCAGGTCATTGGTGTGCTGACAGTCGGTGATATCATCCGCGCCATGGCTCAGCCCTAG